The proteins below are encoded in one region of Clostridium pasteurianum DSM 525 = ATCC 6013:
- a CDS encoding DUF3606 domain-containing protein, producing MLLFKIKPKRNTYYKTPSDYWTINIFDQEEINWWCKELSCSEQELIGAVNKVGDSTYKVKEYFGEY from the coding sequence ATGCTTTTATTTAAAATTAAACCTAAAAGAAATACTTACTATAAGACACCATCTGACTATTGGACAATAAATATATTTGATCAAGAAGAAATAAATTGGTGGTGTAAAGAATTAAGCTGTTCAGAGCAGGAATTAATAGGTGCAGTTAATAAAGTAGGGGATTCTACTTACAAGGTAAAAGAATATTTCGGAGAATATTGA
- a CDS encoding DUF4883 family protein, giving the protein MKVNKLIYIGIIIVLTLSITGCSLDANSTSLLKRQKPYNFYYTNLLTRDMKFENSFLGIILDTNFYREHTLTKDQNDTVKNFIFYLSRKDFISKPKDLPGKPTYKIYFTFKTDKYVIEVFNEKYISVYPWDGSYNKDYISMENIPVSYNLFSLCKYSIPRD; this is encoded by the coding sequence TTGAAAGTTAATAAATTAATTTACATAGGAATTATAATTGTTCTTACTTTAAGTATTACAGGCTGTAGTCTTGATGCTAATTCCACCTCACTTTTAAAACGTCAAAAACCCTATAATTTTTATTATACAAATTTGCTTACTAGAGACATGAAATTTGAAAATTCATTTTTAGGAATAATACTAGACACTAATTTTTATAGAGAACATACTCTTACTAAAGATCAAAATGATACAGTTAAAAATTTTATTTTTTATCTCAGCAGAAAGGATTTCATAAGTAAACCAAAAGACTTACCAGGAAAGCCCACTTATAAAATTTATTTTACATTTAAAACGGACAAGTATGTCATAGAAGTATTTAATGAAAAATATATATCTGTATATCCTTGGGATGGCTCTTATAATAAAGATTATATCAGTATGGAGAATATACCTGTATCCTATAATCTTTTTTCACTTTGTAAATACTCCATTCCAAGAGATTAA
- a CDS encoding ABC-F family ATP-binding cassette domain-containing protein, translated as MNLISLENINKSYGEKILFNDISLGINEGQKIGLIGVNGTGKSTLLKIIAGIDTADTGKIIKKNKLRIEYLSQSTNFTKDDRVIEAVFKGNSPIMILLREYEKVVEKLSKNPQDTILQSDFNRLSEKMDTLEAWNIESDAKTILTKLGINNFEDNVEKLSGGQRKRIALAGALISPCDLLILDEPTNHIDDETVSWLENYLNGRKGSVIMITHDRYFLDRVANEILELYKGKLYSYEGNYSKYLESKLDRLSKMEAKEEKRQNLIRNELKWIRRGAKARSTKQKARLDRFKSLTDENIDISNEKVEISVGNTRLGKKIIEIDNISMKFQDEVLISDFSYIIGKEDRIGIVGPNGMGKSTFLNIISGKLKPVSGCVEIGETVKLGYFSQEYRDIDESLRVIDYIKETAEYMRTSDGTLISASQMLEKFLFPGVLQYSPISKLSGGEKRRLYLLKVLMDAPNVLLLDEPTNDLDIETLTILEEYIEEFTGTVIAVSHDRYFLDKISNKIFAFEGNGKILEHTGNYTDYINFHNTIDEEKDSKAKKQVKQEKEHRGNKRGKMLKFTFKEQKEYEEIDSNISNTESTLEEINKEISKSSSDYVVLQELMNKKEETENYLNYLLDRWVYLNDLAEKINNKNG; from the coding sequence ATGAATTTAATATCTCTTGAGAATATAAATAAAAGTTATGGAGAAAAAATATTATTTAATGATATTTCACTTGGAATAAATGAAGGACAAAAAATTGGATTGATAGGAGTTAATGGTACTGGAAAATCTACTCTTCTAAAGATTATAGCTGGAATAGATACTGCGGATACAGGAAAAATTATAAAAAAGAATAAATTAAGAATAGAGTATCTGTCTCAAAGTACAAATTTTACAAAGGATGATAGGGTTATTGAAGCTGTTTTTAAAGGTAATTCACCAATAATGATATTATTAAGGGAGTACGAAAAAGTTGTGGAGAAACTCTCTAAAAATCCTCAGGATACTATACTTCAAAGTGATTTCAACAGACTTTCAGAAAAAATGGACACATTAGAGGCATGGAACATTGAAAGTGATGCAAAAACTATTTTGACAAAGCTTGGCATAAACAATTTTGAAGACAATGTAGAAAAACTGTCAGGAGGGCAACGAAAAAGAATAGCATTGGCAGGGGCTCTCATATCACCTTGTGATTTACTTATATTGGATGAACCTACTAATCATATAGATGATGAAACTGTAAGCTGGCTGGAAAACTATTTAAATGGAAGAAAAGGATCAGTAATTATGATTACTCATGATAGATATTTTCTTGATAGAGTTGCCAATGAAATATTGGAATTGTATAAAGGAAAATTATACAGCTATGAGGGAAATTACAGTAAATATCTTGAAAGTAAATTGGATAGATTGAGTAAAATGGAAGCTAAGGAAGAAAAGAGACAAAATCTAATAAGAAATGAGCTTAAATGGATAAGAAGAGGTGCAAAGGCAAGATCTACAAAACAAAAAGCCAGGCTAGATAGATTTAAATCTTTAACAGATGAGAATATAGATATAAGCAATGAAAAAGTTGAAATATCAGTTGGAAATACAAGACTTGGGAAAAAGATAATAGAAATTGATAATATAAGTATGAAGTTTCAGGATGAAGTTTTGATATCAGATTTTAGCTACATAATAGGTAAAGAAGATAGAATAGGTATAGTTGGACCTAATGGTATGGGAAAGAGTACTTTTTTAAATATAATTTCGGGAAAATTAAAACCTGTTTCGGGCTGTGTAGAAATTGGTGAAACTGTAAAATTGGGATATTTTTCTCAGGAATACAGAGATATAGATGAAAGCTTGAGGGTAATAGATTATATAAAGGAAACAGCAGAATATATGCGTACATCAGATGGTACACTTATAAGCGCATCGCAAATGCTGGAAAAATTTTTGTTCCCAGGTGTTTTGCAGTATAGTCCTATATCTAAACTTTCTGGTGGAGAGAAGAGGCGATTATATCTTTTAAAGGTATTAATGGATGCTCCAAATGTATTACTCCTAGATGAACCAACTAATGATTTGGATATAGAAACATTAACTATATTAGAGGAGTACATAGAAGAATTTACAGGAACTGTTATAGCTGTATCCCATGACAGATATTTTTTAGATAAAATAAGTAACAAGATTTTTGCCTTTGAAGGAAATGGAAAAATATTAGAGCATACAGGTAATTATACAGATTATATTAATTTTCACAATACAATTGATGAAGAAAAAGATAGCAAAGCAAAAAAGCAAGTTAAACAGGAAAAAGAGCATAGAGGAAATAAAAGGGGCAAGATGTTGAAATTTACTTTTAAAGAGCAGAAAGAATATGAAGAGATAGATAGTAATATATCCAATACTGAAAGTACTTTAGAAGAAATAAATAAAGAGATAAGTAAATCCTCTAGTGATTATGTTGTCCTGCAGGAATTAATGAATAAAAAAGAGGAAACAGAAAATTATTTGAATTATCTTTTAGATAGATGGGTGTATTTAAATGATTTAGCAGAAAAGATTAATAATAAAAATGGCTAG
- a CDS encoding cation diffusion facilitator family transporter, which produces MNKQNGAFLSIASNSILVIFKISAGISMNSISVISEGIHSSIDLIASLIAFFSIKKASKSEDKDHPFGHGKYENVSGFVEALLILFAGIIIVYESLNKLFSGSSIENIHSGLLIMFISTVINLIISLNILRISKKEKSIALEADALHLLTDVFTSFGVFAGLIVLKITGLRIFDSISAIIVASLIIKTSISLVKKSMKDLVDSRLSSEDIGKILDIIKKYPEVKSYHKLRTRKSGYTREIDLHLLVDSDYSLIEAHNLCNFIEKDIKTIFPDSNTLIHVEPYHQ; this is translated from the coding sequence ATGAACAAACAAAATGGTGCTTTTTTATCTATAGCATCAAATAGTATACTGGTTATATTTAAAATTTCCGCAGGAATATCTATGAACTCCATAAGTGTAATATCAGAAGGAATTCATTCCTCTATTGATTTAATTGCTAGCCTTATAGCTTTTTTTTCTATAAAAAAAGCTAGCAAATCAGAGGATAAAGATCACCCTTTTGGTCATGGTAAATATGAGAATGTATCTGGTTTTGTTGAAGCCCTTTTAATTTTATTTGCCGGAATTATTATAGTATATGAATCTTTAAATAAACTCTTTTCTGGTTCCTCCATAGAAAATATACATTCTGGATTACTAATTATGTTTATTTCCACTGTAATTAATCTCATAATTTCTCTTAATATATTGAGAATATCAAAAAAAGAAAAATCCATTGCTTTAGAAGCAGATGCCCTACATCTATTGACTGATGTGTTTACTTCTTTTGGTGTATTTGCAGGTCTTATAGTTTTAAAAATAACTGGTTTAAGAATATTTGATTCAATTTCAGCTATCATAGTTGCCTCTTTAATCATAAAAACATCTATAAGTCTCGTAAAAAAATCCATGAAAGATCTAGTAGACAGTCGATTATCTTCTGAAGATATAGGTAAAATCTTAGATATTATAAAAAAGTATCCCGAAGTAAAATCTTATCATAAACTTAGAACACGAAAAAGTGGCTATACCCGTGAAATAGACCTTCACTTGCTTGTAGATTCAGATTATTCCTTAATAGAAGCTCATAATTTATGCAATTTCATAGAAAAGGACATAAAAACTATTTTTCCTGATTCTAACACACTAATTCATGTGGAACCATATCATCAATAA
- a CDS encoding DUF445 domain-containing protein — protein MANLLLLIFAIGFLISYAFKDNFAAELISRCCMAALIGGLADWFGITAIFKKPFNMNWPEFLFRTDIINKNRNRIEETIIDTIEKELLSKEKIKDELKSYNLAGIIIRFIKSKEVDAALIKSIDEFFPYKDKIFKGENSLIYDFALNFLKNIKISPLLYKSFCWASIRGYDDIFIDKIIDSAVTISKKEDITEFLEKLYKDALKNYEKDNINRKITNKMILNYILDISPDSAAYSIQKKIVKTLNNMKSYDDKNRIILKDKLDTYILKFNNDTEFINRVENYKLEFLNKNNFLEEKINKILNDYIIENFYNNKYLIKSFKLQKRKLILKFLKDKEKVKEIDRTIKSILFNIIDDKYSYIGNLIRENLSKYNNEEIVKTMEHKLSEDLQIIRINGSIIGGLVGLFIFLLTFWIK, from the coding sequence TTGGCAAATTTACTTCTTTTAATATTTGCTATTGGTTTTCTAATTTCCTATGCATTTAAGGATAATTTTGCAGCTGAACTTATTTCAAGATGCTGTATGGCGGCACTTATAGGGGGACTTGCAGATTGGTTTGGAATAACAGCTATATTTAAAAAGCCCTTTAATATGAATTGGCCGGAGTTTTTATTTAGAACGGATATTATAAATAAAAACAGAAATAGAATTGAAGAAACTATTATAGATACAATAGAAAAAGAGTTATTGAGTAAAGAGAAAATAAAAGATGAACTAAAAAGCTATAATTTGGCAGGAATTATAATAAGATTCATAAAATCTAAAGAAGTTGATGCAGCATTAATAAAATCTATTGATGAATTTTTTCCTTATAAAGATAAGATATTTAAAGGTGAGAACAGTTTAATATATGATTTTGCTTTAAATTTTTTAAAGAATATTAAAATAAGTCCATTATTATACAAGAGTTTCTGCTGGGCTTCTATTAGAGGTTATGATGATATATTTATAGACAAAATTATTGACTCAGCTGTTACTATTTCTAAAAAGGAGGATATAACTGAATTTCTAGAAAAATTATATAAAGATGCCTTAAAAAATTATGAGAAAGATAATATAAATAGAAAAATTACAAATAAGATGATATTAAATTATATATTAGATATATCGCCAGACAGTGCAGCTTACAGTATTCAAAAGAAAATAGTAAAGACTTTAAATAATATGAAAAGTTATGATGATAAAAATAGAATAATATTAAAGGATAAATTGGATACTTATATATTAAAATTTAATAATGACACAGAATTTATAAATAGAGTTGAAAATTATAAATTGGAATTTTTGAATAAGAATAATTTTTTAGAAGAAAAAATCAATAAAATTTTAAATGATTATATTATTGAAAACTTCTATAATAATAAATATTTAATTAAAAGTTTCAAATTGCAAAAGAGAAAATTGATATTAAAATTTCTAAAGGATAAGGAAAAGGTCAAAGAGATTGATAGGACTATTAAAAGTATATTATTCAATATTATTGATGATAAATATAGTTATATAGGAAATTTAATAAGAGAAAACTTAAGTAAATATAATAATGAAGAAATTGTAAAAACCATGGAGCATAAGCTTTCAGAAGATCTTCAGATCATTAGAATAAATGGTTCTATAATAGGAGGATTAGTGGGATTATTTATATTTTTATTGACATTTTGGATAAAATAG
- a CDS encoding hemolysin family protein, giving the protein MIEEIGIIILLIIVNAFFAAAEISIISLKEINIEKRASEGDKKAKLLLNIIKEPSKFLATIQVGITLTSFFTSASAAVGLSNGFKIFLQNTNISFLVNNSSRIAFISVTIVISFFSLLFGELIPKRIALAKVDFIADKSIGIIHIINVISKPIVEALTACTNFFVRLILGKDSNKEEDITEEEIRMMINVGEEKGIFQAMETKMINSIFEFDDTTVVDIMTPRPDVIALDIESDFQETIKVITEEKYSRIPVYKENIDNIVGILYSKDIIDYMAFKKDHTKFDLKNFIKEPLFVIEYKKIDELLKDMQKRNIHICIVIDEYGSTAGIATIEDMLEEIVGNIYDEYDEKEDEIHKIKEGEFEIDAGISMIELNKLLQTDYEENYDTVSGLILDRIGRLPKEGENIIIENFNFKILSVKKRRIKKILVTKIKEENL; this is encoded by the coding sequence TTGATTGAAGAGATAGGTATAATAATTTTACTTATAATAGTAAATGCATTTTTTGCAGCGGCAGAAATAAGTATAATATCATTAAAGGAAATAAACATTGAAAAAAGAGCTAGTGAAGGCGATAAGAAGGCAAAATTACTTCTAAACATAATAAAAGAGCCTAGTAAATTTTTGGCTACTATTCAGGTTGGTATTACTTTGACTAGCTTTTTTACTTCTGCATCTGCAGCAGTAGGATTGTCTAATGGATTTAAAATTTTTTTGCAGAATACTAATATAAGTTTCTTAGTGAATAATAGTTCACGAATAGCTTTTATATCGGTAACAATAGTAATATCCTTTTTTTCTCTACTTTTTGGAGAGTTAATCCCAAAGAGAATAGCTCTTGCAAAAGTAGACTTTATAGCAGATAAATCTATAGGGATTATTCATATTATTAATGTTATAAGTAAACCCATAGTAGAGGCACTTACTGCATGCACTAATTTTTTTGTAAGATTAATTCTGGGAAAAGACAGTAACAAAGAGGAAGATATAACAGAAGAAGAAATAAGAATGATGATAAATGTAGGAGAAGAAAAAGGTATTTTTCAAGCTATGGAAACAAAAATGATAAATAGCATATTTGAATTTGATGATACTACTGTAGTAGATATAATGACTCCAAGACCAGATGTAATAGCACTTGATATAGAAAGTGATTTTCAAGAGACGATTAAAGTTATTACAGAAGAAAAATATTCTAGAATTCCTGTATATAAGGAGAATATAGATAATATTGTAGGTATATTATATAGTAAAGATATAATTGACTATATGGCTTTTAAAAAAGATCATACAAAATTTGATTTAAAAAATTTTATAAAAGAACCATTGTTTGTAATAGAATATAAAAAAATTGATGAACTATTAAAGGATATGCAGAAAAGAAATATACATATATGTATAGTAATAGATGAATACGGAAGTACTGCAGGTATAGCAACTATTGAAGATATGTTAGAGGAGATTGTTGGAAATATCTATGATGAATATGATGAAAAAGAGGATGAAATACATAAGATTAAGGAAGGTGAATTTGAAATAGATGCAGGTATAAGCATGATAGAATTAAATAAATTGCTACAAACTGATTATGAAGAAAATTACGATACGGTAAGTGGTCTTATATTAGATCGGATAGGCAGATTGCCAAAAGAAGGTGAAAATATAATAATTGAAAATTTTAATTTTAAAATTCTCTCTGTGAAAAAAAGAAGAATAAAAAAAATATTGGTAACTAAAATTAAAGAAGAAAATTTATAA
- a CDS encoding MTH1187 family thiamine-binding protein translates to MVIADIAVMPLVPAVSEEELYRQVDAAIDYIKNSGLKYEIGAMSTTVEGEYDEVFELIKKVHRIPFEVGSERVITVVRIDEKKTGLTIEDKLRHHKNRKSS, encoded by the coding sequence ATGGTAATTGCAGATATAGCCGTTATGCCCTTAGTTCCCGCTGTTTCAGAAGAAGAACTATATAGGCAGGTAGACGCAGCCATTGACTATATAAAGAATAGCGGCTTAAAATATGAAATAGGAGCTATGAGTACCACCGTTGAAGGTGAATATGATGAAGTCTTTGAGCTTATAAAAAAAGTTCACCGAATTCCCTTTGAAGTTGGCAGTGAAAGAGTAATAACCGTAGTCAGAATAGATGAGAAAAAAACTGGATTAACTATAGAAGATAAATTAAGGCATCATAAAAACAGAAAAAGCAGCTAA
- a CDS encoding HNH endonuclease signature motif containing protein, with product MQNEKCVVCGKAGEKHHIIFKCEGGLDFPLNYIYLCAEHHRGKKSPHRNRRINLMYKLEFQTKLKNILAKDYYSMDEIIKTLSLNPSQGRSICKKFKIYKEGYKREDIIKRLMGGKFYYDFMLDEFYDDSWNISNDFIDDLDLNLYGNCEF from the coding sequence TTGCAAAATGAGAAATGTGTGGTATGTGGAAAAGCGGGAGAAAAACACCATATAATTTTTAAATGTGAAGGCGGTCTTGATTTCCCATTAAATTATATTTATCTTTGTGCCGAACATCATAGGGGGAAAAAAAGTCCACACAGAAATAGAAGAATAAATCTCATGTATAAATTGGAATTTCAAACTAAATTAAAGAATATTTTGGCAAAAGATTACTATTCCATGGATGAGATAATAAAAACATTATCTTTAAATCCTTCTCAAGGAAGAAGTATATGTAAAAAATTTAAAATCTATAAGGAAGGATATAAAAGAGAAGATATAATAAAACGACTTATGGGTGGAAAATTTTATTATGACTTTATGTTAGATGAGTTTTATGACGATTCTTGGAATATAAGTAATGACTTTATAGATGATTTAGATCTAAATTTATATGGTAACTGTGAATTTTAA
- a CDS encoding tRNA threonylcarbamoyladenosine dehydratase — translation MPQHSLSRTELLIGKKSLDKLENSKVVVFGIGGVGSFTVEALARGGIGKLVLVDDDTVCLTNINRQIHATFKSISKPKVEVMKDRILSINPRCEVTIHQTFVKEDNISDIIGLDTDYVVDAIDTVSSKISLILWCKEHNIEIISCMGTGNKLDPTKFQVTDIYKTKICPLAKVMRHEMRKRGVKSLKVLYSEEIPLKPKEDEVITCKEGCVCTGGTKKCLAKRQIPGSISFVPPVAGMIIGGEVIKDIIGIS, via the coding sequence ATGCCACAGCATTCTTTGTCAAGAACAGAGCTTTTGATTGGAAAAAAATCTTTAGATAAATTAGAAAATAGTAAGGTAGTAGTGTTTGGTATAGGTGGTGTAGGAAGTTTTACAGTAGAAGCACTGGCTAGGGGAGGAATAGGTAAACTTGTACTCGTAGACGATGATACAGTTTGTTTAACCAATATAAATAGACAGATTCATGCTACCTTTAAAAGTATAAGTAAACCCAAGGTAGAAGTTATGAAGGATAGGATACTTAGTATAAATCCTAGATGTGAAGTGACAATACATCAGACCTTTGTAAAAGAAGATAATATAAGTGATATTATTGGATTAGATACAGACTATGTAGTAGATGCTATAGATACTGTATCATCAAAAATATCATTAATATTATGGTGTAAGGAGCATAATATTGAAATTATAAGCTGTATGGGTACAGGAAATAAACTGGATCCAACTAAATTTCAGGTTACAGATATATATAAGACAAAAATATGTCCTTTAGCGAAGGTAATGAGACATGAAATGAGAAAGAGAGGAGTAAAGTCTTTAAAAGTTTTATATTCTGAAGAAATTCCCTTAAAGCCTAAAGAAGATGAAGTTATAACTTGCAAGGAAGGCTGTGTGTGTACTGGAGGAACAAAAAAATGTCTTGCTAAAAGACAGATACCTGGGAGTATATCTTTTGTACCTCCTGTAGCTGGGATGATAATAGGAGGAGAAGTTATAAAGGATATAATAGGGATTAGTTAA
- a CDS encoding ATP-binding cassette domain-containing protein has protein sequence MDKIVCLVGESGSGKSTVVECLEREGYNYIKSYTTRPKRSENENGHIFVDEEYFKNKYNNERFKEKLIAYTEFNEYKYWSTEEQYKDKGISVYTVDPSGASELKNNTKNCEVIVIYLRVDAEERFNRMEKSRGRDHALNRLNYDRKVDIFNIIPCDYVVNGNRTIEEIVKDIKGIIFSLTI, from the coding sequence TTGGATAAAATTGTCTGTTTGGTAGGAGAATCTGGCTCTGGAAAATCTACTGTAGTAGAATGTCTGGAAAGAGAGGGATATAATTATATAAAAAGTTATACTACAAGACCTAAAAGAAGTGAAAATGAAAATGGACATATTTTTGTGGACGAAGAGTATTTTAAAAATAAATACAATAATGAAAGATTTAAAGAAAAATTGATTGCATATACGGAATTTAATGAATATAAATATTGGAGCACAGAAGAACAATATAAAGATAAGGGTATATCTGTTTATACAGTGGATCCCTCAGGAGCAAGTGAACTTAAGAATAATACTAAAAATTGCGAAGTTATTGTTATATATTTGAGAGTAGATGCTGAAGAAAGATTTAATAGAATGGAAAAGAGTAGAGGAAGAGACCATGCCTTAAATAGACTTAACTATGATCGTAAAGTTGATATATTTAACATAATTCCATGTGATTATGTGGTAAATGGTAATAGAACTATAGAAGAAATAGTTAAAGATATAAAAGGAATAATATTTTCATTAACAATATAA
- a CDS encoding CPC_1213 family protein: protein MSNDLTNTKNNKKEDGNFKKKNIKHSPKDESSRAELDERLKVTSEF, encoded by the coding sequence ATGAGTAATGATTTAACTAATACAAAAAATAATAAAAAAGAAGATGGAAATTTCAAAAAGAAAAATATTAAACATAGTCCTAAAGATGAAAGTTCAAGGGCAGAATTAGATGAAAGATTAAAAGTAACAAGTGAATTTTAA
- the thiT gene encoding energy-coupled thiamine transporter ThiT — translation MNFFNLKLFPVKVFSLTQNLAEILKHPTAIITLIGVLILIFVFIKIKRIKITPKITTRIGIALALSAVLQIFRLYHFPQGGSVTLGSLVPILIIALIYGPEIGFLTGFLHGIITLFLDPYILHPIQLLFDYPLPSMALGLAGYFKSKKVIGAIVAIFAKFIFHFISGVVFFGSFAPKEMSPIIYSLVVNGTFMLTDGIICVFLIALLPISMLSKNEKNNVYR, via the coding sequence ATGAATTTTTTTAATTTAAAACTCTTTCCTGTTAAAGTTTTTTCATTAACGCAAAATTTAGCTGAGATACTGAAGCATCCTACAGCTATAATCACTTTAATAGGCGTACTAATTCTAATTTTTGTATTCATAAAAATCAAAAGGATTAAGATAACGCCTAAAATTACTACTAGGATCGGGATAGCCCTGGCTTTATCTGCAGTACTTCAAATTTTTAGGCTGTATCATTTCCCCCAAGGCGGCAGTGTAACCCTTGGAAGCCTAGTACCTATACTTATAATAGCATTGATATATGGTCCAGAGATTGGTTTTTTAACAGGGTTCCTCCATGGAATAATTACTTTATTCTTAGATCCTTATATACTTCATCCTATACAACTGCTGTTTGATTATCCCCTTCCATCCATGGCACTTGGTCTGGCTGGATACTTTAAATCTAAAAAAGTAATTGGAGCCATAGTTGCTATTTTTGCAAAATTTATATTTCATTTTATATCTGGAGTAGTATTCTTTGGAAGTTTTGCTCCAAAGGAAATGTCTCCAATAATTTATTCTTTAGTTGTAAATGGCACATTTATGCTTACAGATGGTATAATTTGTGTATTCTTAATTGCATTATTACCAATAAGTATGTTAAGTAAAAATGAAAAAAATAATGTTTACAGATAG
- a CDS encoding DUF445 domain-containing protein: MNYKNKANITLLCVFLVFIVTLFLRYFYGNIFIFNFLFIVMEASLVGGIADWFAITAIFSKPLGISYHTELIPRNRKKIILGISNMVEKELLTSEVINKRISQVKVIDKLIIFIENKKYSILKYVEKYINDYISNHGKDTLIYIYNNLIEKHIEKFSITDNIKLLIKEIENNQSEEKIIDFIIDGAIKICERERTKDFIYSKLVELKEKKINNFFSKLSFSIFEKTDSVNFLSAASSIQNGIIDSFLEMKNKDSDMRRMLKEQFRECISNIEYHREGIEEFKIKLIRELDIRSIAFNNLDENNKQTSILCKWILLQMKFCFKYFVRNEDLKKSAENILKNIICSFAEKEHRFIGTIVTETLNEFDDKKLNEFVEHKFGNDLQWIRINGSVVGGIIGALMFIFLTFIYDPYIVPIIRNTL; the protein is encoded by the coding sequence GTGAATTATAAGAATAAAGCAAATATTACTTTACTCTGTGTATTTTTAGTTTTTATAGTAACTTTATTTTTAAGATATTTTTATGGAAATATTTTTATTTTTAATTTTCTTTTTATAGTAATGGAGGCATCTTTAGTAGGTGGAATTGCAGATTGGTTTGCTATTACTGCTATATTTAGTAAACCCCTTGGTATATCCTATCATACAGAACTTATACCTAGAAATAGAAAAAAAATTATACTTGGAATTTCAAATATGGTAGAAAAGGAATTATTGACTAGTGAGGTTATAAATAAAAGAATTTCCCAAGTAAAAGTAATTGATAAATTAATTATATTTATTGAAAATAAAAAATACAGTATATTAAAATATGTGGAGAAATATATTAATGACTATATTTCTAATCATGGTAAAGATACGCTAATATATATTTATAATAATCTAATTGAAAAGCATATAGAAAAGTTTAGTATAACGGATAATATAAAGCTATTAATTAAAGAAATAGAAAATAACCAAAGCGAAGAAAAAATCATTGATTTTATTATTGATGGGGCTATTAAAATATGTGAAAGAGAAAGAACTAAAGATTTTATATACAGTAAGCTAGTAGAGTTAAAAGAAAAAAAAATTAACAATTTTTTTTCAAAATTAAGCTTTTCAATATTTGAAAAAACAGACAGTGTAAATTTTTTAAGTGCTGCTTCTAGTATTCAAAATGGTATTATTGACAGTTTTTTAGAAATGAAAAATAAAGATAGTGATATGCGAAGGATGTTAAAAGAACAATTCAGGGAATGTATTTCCAATATAGAATATCATAGAGAGGGAATAGAAGAATTTAAAATTAAATTAATACGAGAACTGGATATAAGATCTATAGCATTTAACAATCTAGATGAAAATAATAAACAAACATCTATTTTGTGTAAATGGATACTTTTACAAATGAAATTTTGTTTTAAATACTTTGTTAGGAATGAAGATTTGAAGAAATCAGCAGAAAATATATTAAAGAATATTATTTGCAGTTTTGCAGAAAAAGAACATAGATTTATAGGTACTATTGTAACTGAAACTTTAAATGAATTTGATGATAAAAAGCTAAATGAATTTGTAGAACATAAATTTGGTAATGACTTACAGTGGATAAGAATTAATGGATCTGTAGTAGGTGGAATTATAGGTGCACTTATGTTTATATTTTTGACTTTTATATATGATCCTTATATAGTTCCTATTATAAGAAATACATTGTAA